Genomic segment of Carassius carassius chromosome 19, fCarCar2.1, whole genome shotgun sequence:
GTACAGATACGTTTAGCTGCACATTTAAGGCAAAAGAAAACATGTTTTGGGCTGTGTGTGTGGGCCATGAGCTGAAAACGCTTGGGAACCACTGGACTATATTTTCGCATAGCCtatgtaaacaaaatatatattttttattattaataataattaatgggcTTCCTACTGTAACAGTCatggcccacaggttgaaaacttCTAAAATAGGTCTTCTTGTTCCCAACAGGATGAAAGCTACTACTTGCGCTCACTTGGAGAAGATGTTCGTAAGGTAGCTTAAGTTACTCTTAGTAAAGAATATCGTGCCTGTATTGGACTCTATAGTTTAATTTGAATATAGGCTGCATTGTGGCAGCATATTCACTATAAAAtggctgtaatatatatatatattatatttattcatataatttttttttttttacacattaatatTGATTTCTTCCCCTTTCAGGAACCAGCTGATTTAAGGAAGCAGTTCCCTGAGTTGGCAGAGGATTTCGATATACCCCAGTTCTTTGAGCCAGAGCAGTTTTTCTCCAGTGTCTTTCGCATCAGTTCTCCTGGTCTGCAGCTGTGGACACACTACGATGTGAGTTCTCCATGTCTATAGGGGATActggtcaggttttttttttttttacagacaagCTAATGAAATGTTGCTCACTTGAATATCTTTGTTTATGCGATTTCCCTTCACACTAAGTATACATATCCAACCTTGTTAACAGTGGTTTTTATTTACACTAACTCTCTCATCATTGCTCAATTTACCCATACCAAAATTAGCATCATGCTTCTATTAACATCTTGAATGAATAGCATCTGTCACTTTTTTGGCTAAAATCTACActgccattcagaagtttgggtcactgtgatttttttttttttttttttaaccattcttGATATTTTATTGTTTACCATCAGGTAATGGACAACCTTCTGGCTCAAGTTACAGGAAGGAAACGTGTTGTTCTGTACAGCCCCAAAGATGCCCTTTATCTCTACCTCACAGGTAGTACTTTATAAAAAGTTTCTTAACTATTAGGATGTGTTATGTATATAATGCATATATTGACAGTCATTTTGTAAAGTTTCTTCTGAATGTTATTTTGCTAATTCACTGTAACTttaattgtgacattattttttagGAGACAAGTCTGAAGTTTTGGACATTGACACAACTGATCTGCAGCGTTATCCTGAGTTTGTGAAAGCAAGTCGCTATGAGTGTATTCTGGAACCAGGAGACCTGCTCTTCATTCCAGGTATTCTATTCTTAAACCAGCCCAACTAATTATACACCATTATAGAATTCTATACTTTTAACATTGTGAACCTCACATACATCTGAGTGCTCTTATCCTGAAGTAGTGCTGAACtgcattcagaaaaaaaactacttttgttTGTATTTCCTCAGCACTTTGGTTTCACAATACCCTGGCTCTCCAGTTTGGAGTTGGTGTCAATGTGTTCTGGAGACATCTGCCACCTGAGAGTTATGATAAGAAAGATCCATATGGAAACAAAGACCCAGTAGCAGCCTCTCGAGCCCTGCAGTCACTAGAGAGGACTTTAGGCATCTTAGAAGAACTGCCACCTGATTATCAGGATTTCTATGCTCGTTGCATGGTGCTGCGGATTCAAAACCGGGCCTACCTTAGGCAAACTACGGAGGCATCACAGGGAAATTTACACACAACATAGTTCTCTCACTGTTTACACTGAAATGCAGCTATAGAGTTTGagaatgacaataaagacattttagtttctttccaaaaaattaatttataaatataataatatactgcTGGTTTAAAGCATGGTCTCAGACCAACTATTCTGGAGTACGTGCAGTTATGCAATTAGTGCAATTATTGGGAAACAGTTCACTGTTcaccaagggcgtagatttggtttgaacattgggggggttgaacgttgtatgctgccagttatttttttcaaaaaattttttttttatgtgtattgttattggataatttatttcttcctatctatctatctatctatctatctatctatctatctatctggcaacatgctttaactgattacaaattcaacatatataaatatgaaagagacaacatttagacatttattttaagatttttacattccaccttaatgcattttaattttttttctaaagggaaacacatctttaaaacattaaaggcattaatgtatagcctaactttacaaaactgctgttt
This window contains:
- the LOC132094713 gene encoding tRNA wybutosine-synthesizing protein 5-like isoform X1 → MDCQEKLEVPVYTDVDRETFLRDIYPLRRPAVLKRVPLGPSVRAWTVSYLAQKGGDREVKVHVSPEPRMDFLHKNFVYRTLPFDKFIQRAAEAKHSDFFISEDESYYLRSLGEDVRKEPADLRKQFPELAEDFDIPQFFEPEQFFSSVFRISSPGLQLWTHYDVMDNLLAQVTGRKRVVLYSPKDALYLYLTGDKSEVLDIDTTDLQRYPEFVKASRYECILEPGDLLFIPALWFHNTLALQFGVGVNVFWRHLPPESYDKKDPYGNKDPVAASRALQSLERTLGILEELPPDYQDFYARCMVLRIQNRAYLRQTTEASQGNLHTT
- the LOC132094713 gene encoding tRNA wybutosine-synthesizing protein 5-like isoform X2, whose product is MDCQEKLEVPVYTDVDRETFLRDIYPLTSGSEARAPGAQCARVDGELSRAEGGRPRGQSARVPRAQDGLSAQELCVQDESYYLRSLGEDVRKEPADLRKQFPELAEDFDIPQFFEPEQFFSSVFRISSPGLQLWTHYDVMDNLLAQVTGRKRVVLYSPKDALYLYLTGDKSEVLDIDTTDLQRYPEFVKASRYECILEPGDLLFIPALWFHNTLALQFGVGVNVFWRHLPPESYDKKDPYGNKDPVAASRALQSLERTLGILEELPPDYQDFYARCMVLRIQNRAYLRQTTEASQGNLHTT